In Stigmatopora nigra isolate UIUO_SnigA chromosome 18, RoL_Snig_1.1, whole genome shotgun sequence, one genomic interval encodes:
- the rfng gene encoding beta-1,3-N-acetylglucosaminyltransferase radical fringe — MHPLPQAARMHIASVVVSKVGFLFSLVFCGLLLLLIPALQPTARHVDLPLPRPQVRTSVSNFQQLSEHPTMSDLAEDMHRAEELNLRSGSTNDTLDIQLFESDDYRGTYSEKYIDPDSNSEVQEQTLAGLGARDLLELRDIFIAVKTTRKYHKSRLELLIQTWISQAKEQTYLFSDGDDIELQRRTGANIVNTNCSAAHTRQALCCKMSVEYDKFIESQKKWFCHVDDDNYVILPSLLQLLSSYHHSQDVYLGRPSLDHPIEAAERVKSNGLASVKFWFATGGAGFCISRGLALKMSPWASLGNFISTAEKIRLPDDCTVGYIIEALLEVTLIHTYLFHSHLENLQKLPSDNVLEQVTLSYGGYENRRNVVSIVGGFSLAEDPTRFKTVHCLLYPDTNWCPKSKHHARN; from the exons ATGCACCCTCTTCCTCAAGCCGCCAGAATGCACATAGCTTCGGTGGTCGTCAGTAAGGTCGGTTTCCTGTTTTCCCTTGTGTTCTGCGGACTCCTCTTGTTGCTCATCCCAGCCCTCCAACCAACGGCCCGGCACGTGGACCTCCCACTGCCCCGACCGCAAGTCAGGACGTCAGTCTCCAATTTTCAGCAGTTATCTGAGCATCCCACTATGTCTGATTTAGCTGAGGACATGCATAGGGCCGAAGAGTTAAATCTAAGATCAGGAAGCACTAATGACACTCTAGATATCCAACTTTTTGAGAGTGATGACTACAGGGGTACTTACTCTGAAAAGTACATTGATCCAGATTCCAATTCTGAGGTGCAAGAACAAACACTTGCTGGACTTGGGGCAAGGGATCTTTTGGAACTGAGGGATATTTTTATCGCTGTTAAAACAACTAGGAAGTACCACAAATCCCGACTAGAGCTGCTAATCCAGACATGGATATCACAGGCTAAAGAACAG ACTTACTTATTTTCAGACGGAGATGATATAGAGCTGCAAAGGAGAACAG gTGCAAATATTGTTAACACCAATTGCTCTGCAGCTCATACTCGACAGGCTCTCTGTTGCAAGATGTCTGTTGAGTATGATAAATTCATTGAATCCCAGAAGAA GTGGTTCTGCCATGTGGATGATGATAACTATGTTATCCTACCGAGCCTGTTGCAGCTGCTATCTTCTTACCACCACAGCCAGGATGTTTACCTTGGTCGGCCCAGTCTTGACCACCCAATAGAAGCTGCCGAGAGGGTGAAAAGCAATGGATTG gCATCAGTCAAGTTTTGGTTTGCAACTGGTGGCGCCGGTTTTTGTATCAGCCGAGGTTTGGCACTGAAAATGAGTCCATGGGCCAG TTTGGGGAATTTCATCAGCACTGCAGAGAAGATACGGCTCCCAGATGATTGTACAGTTGGCTATATTATTGAAGCTCTGCTGGAAGTCACATTGATACACACATACCTCTTCCACTCTCACCTTGAAAATCTCCAGAAGCTGCCCAGTGACAATGTTTTGGAGCAG GTTACACTTAGCTATGGTGGCTATGAAAATAGACGGAATGTAGTCAGCATTGTTGGAGGCTTTTCACTAGCTGAAGATCCAACAAG GTTTAAGACGGTTCACTGCCTACTATATCCTGATACTAATTGGTGTCCAAAGTCCAAACATCATGCCAGAAACTGA